One region of Chlamydia psittaci 6BC genomic DNA includes:
- the mqnC gene encoding cyclic dehypoxanthinyl futalosine synthase → MNLFTRISFDEGLELFRTSPLEKLQEAANILRKQRYPDDKVTYVLDANPNYTNICKIDCTFCAFYRKPHASDAYLLSFDKFRSLMQRYISMGVKTVLLQGGVHPQLGIDYLEEYVRITVQEFPSIHPHFFSAVEISHAASVSGMSNEEALMRLWNAGQRTIPGGGAEILSERVRKILSPKKMGPDGWINFHKLAHRLGFRSTATMMFGHIENAHDILLHLQSLRDAQDETPGFYSFIPWSYKSGNTALGRRVPHQAPPEMYYRILAIARIFLDNFEHIAASWFGEGKKHGARGLHYGADDFGGTIIDESVHKCTGWTLKSSEEETRAMIAAEGFIPVERNTFYEHIETPSYQP, encoded by the coding sequence ATGAACTTATTTACTAGAATTTCCTTTGACGAGGGATTGGAGTTATTTAGAACAAGTCCTTTAGAAAAACTACAGGAAGCTGCAAATATTTTGCGTAAACAGCGCTATCCTGATGATAAAGTCACTTATGTCCTAGACGCCAACCCTAACTACACCAACATTTGTAAAATTGATTGTACTTTTTGCGCATTTTATAGAAAGCCTCATGCTTCTGACGCATATCTCCTTTCTTTTGACAAATTTCGTTCTTTAATGCAACGATATATATCTATGGGAGTTAAAACTGTGCTTCTTCAGGGAGGAGTTCATCCGCAGTTGGGGATAGACTATCTTGAAGAATATGTACGGATCACAGTACAAGAATTCCCCTCTATCCACCCTCACTTTTTCTCTGCAGTAGAAATTTCACACGCAGCCTCTGTATCAGGAATGAGTAACGAAGAAGCTTTAATGAGGCTTTGGAATGCAGGACAGAGGACGATTCCTGGAGGAGGCGCTGAAATTCTTTCCGAACGCGTGCGCAAAATTTTATCGCCAAAAAAAATGGGGCCCGATGGATGGATTAATTTCCACAAGCTTGCCCATCGTTTAGGGTTCCGCTCTACAGCCACAATGATGTTTGGGCATATAGAAAACGCTCATGATATTCTCTTGCACCTGCAATCTCTAAGGGATGCTCAGGACGAAACCCCTGGGTTTTATAGCTTCATTCCTTGGAGCTATAAGTCTGGGAACACCGCCTTAGGACGTAGGGTTCCTCACCAAGCACCTCCGGAGATGTATTATCGTATTCTCGCAATCGCTCGAATCTTCTTAGATAACTTTGAACATATCGCTGCTTCATGGTTTGGAGAAGGTAAAAAACACGGAGCTCGTGGATTACATTATGGGGCCGATGATTTTGGGGGAACGATCATTGATGAGAGCGTTCACAAATGTACGGGATGGACGTTAAAGAGTTCTGAAGAGGAAACTCGAGCTATGATTGCTGCAGAAGGATTTATCCCTGTTGAGAGGAATACTTTCTATGAACATATAGAAACGCCCTCTTATCAACCATGA
- the miaA gene encoding tRNA (adenosine(37)-N6)-dimethylallyltransferase MiaA has product MRAPEFQANATTSTGCDVCLDPQKSFAKLFKRTVILLAGPTGSGKTDVSLKLAPMIDGEIISVDSMQVYRGMDIGTAKVSWEDRQRVPHYLIDICHVQELFNAVDFYYQAVQACQNILSRNKVPILVGGTGFYFHTFLSGPPQGPSADCDFREKLDLYIQEHGLSLLYENLCLKDPEYARTITKNDRNKIVRGLEIIHLTGKKVSDHKWTREVGECREYNCRGWFLSPPKELLRDTIQLRCQRMLEDDLIDEVHRLLKQGIRDNSSASKAIGYREWIEFIDQGSPAEAYEAVKQKFIANTCHYTKKQRTWFKRYPIFRELPTLGLTAETLAAKIAEDYFLHG; this is encoded by the coding sequence ATGCGTGCTCCTGAATTCCAAGCGAATGCGACGACATCTACGGGATGTGATGTCTGCTTAGATCCTCAAAAATCATTTGCAAAATTGTTTAAGCGCACTGTGATTTTACTTGCGGGACCTACAGGATCCGGGAAAACAGATGTTTCTTTAAAGCTAGCACCTATGATTGATGGGGAAATTATATCTGTTGATTCCATGCAAGTCTATCGGGGTATGGATATCGGCACAGCGAAAGTGTCTTGGGAGGATAGACAGCGCGTTCCTCATTATTTAATCGATATCTGCCATGTCCAAGAACTTTTTAATGCCGTAGATTTTTATTATCAGGCAGTGCAGGCATGTCAGAATATCCTCTCTAGAAATAAAGTCCCTATTCTTGTCGGTGGCACCGGATTTTATTTTCATACCTTTCTCTCAGGGCCTCCTCAAGGGCCTTCTGCAGACTGCGATTTCCGCGAGAAATTAGATCTTTATATTCAGGAGCATGGTTTATCATTGTTATACGAAAACCTTTGCCTGAAAGATCCTGAATATGCTCGTACAATTACTAAGAATGATAGAAACAAAATCGTGCGAGGTTTAGAAATTATCCATTTAACAGGGAAAAAAGTGTCAGACCATAAGTGGACTAGGGAAGTTGGAGAATGTAGGGAGTATAATTGCCGAGGATGGTTTTTATCACCGCCTAAAGAGCTTCTGCGAGACACTATCCAATTGCGTTGTCAAAGAATGCTCGAAGATGACTTAATTGATGAGGTGCATAGATTACTCAAGCAGGGGATCAGAGACAATTCCTCAGCATCAAAAGCTATAGGCTATAGAGAGTGGATCGAATTTATTGATCAGGGTTCTCCCGCAGAAGCTTATGAAGCGGTTAAACAAAAATTTATAGCGAATACTTGCCATTATACTAAAAAACAAAGGACCTGGTTTAAACGCTACCCTATATTTCGAGAATTACCTACCTTAGGATTAACCGCAGAAACTCTAGCAGCAAAGATAGCAGAGGATTATTTTCTTCATGGTTGA
- a CDS encoding STAS domain-containing protein yields MDWLTKQYGDVLVVSLEGALDAVSVPQAEAFLNKKVEEGKHKIVLNFQYVTYMSSAGIRLLFSLSKSLQSRQGLLCICCVSNLVADVIRIAGVDQLLPVCQSEQECFTKF; encoded by the coding sequence ATGGATTGGTTAACTAAACAGTATGGGGATGTTCTTGTTGTCTCTTTAGAAGGGGCGTTAGATGCTGTTTCTGTGCCCCAAGCAGAAGCATTTCTAAATAAGAAAGTTGAAGAAGGTAAGCATAAAATCGTACTCAACTTCCAATACGTGACTTATATGAGTAGCGCAGGAATCCGCCTTTTATTTTCATTGTCTAAATCCTTACAGTCTCGTCAGGGTCTTCTTTGTATTTGTTGCGTTTCTAATTTGGTGGCAGATGTTATTCGTATAGCAGGCGTCGATCAACTTTTGCCTGTTTGCCAATCAGAACAAGAATGTTTTACTAAGTTTTAA
- a CDS encoding cell division protein FtsQ, producing the protein MVRSFIKMLFSPGPRYSLSYAFLCIFLSILIFIPTIHWLLFPETFLFPTTKALPIKNIFLISSSPSRIPEAIFSETLQLSADNPTFLHQFTIKQAEATLKDLGIFSSVSIKKVPDNKGIIIFYALHTPIGYLGNQTNTLINHSGERFPCQPFFKTQKLPKIFFPQKDVESSILPSWKIDIASLLIEELKEDPPVVIDLSLTDIYPMEITVSLSSGNLLRFQYHTIHAGLKNYHLSQCTTVMQSRDCHIYDLRFPCHLLLSKL; encoded by the coding sequence ATGGTAAGAAGCTTTATAAAAATGCTTTTTTCTCCTGGACCAAGATATTCTTTATCTTACGCATTCCTATGTATTTTCCTTAGTATCCTAATTTTTATTCCTACCATTCATTGGCTTTTGTTTCCCGAGACTTTTTTATTTCCTACAACAAAAGCTCTTCCCATTAAAAATATTTTCCTGATTTCTTCATCTCCTTCTAGAATTCCTGAGGCTATTTTTTCAGAGACACTACAATTATCTGCGGACAATCCTACTTTCCTACATCAATTTACAATTAAGCAAGCAGAAGCCACGTTAAAAGATCTAGGGATATTTTCTTCGGTATCTATAAAGAAAGTCCCAGACAACAAAGGAATCATCATCTTTTATGCTTTACACACCCCTATAGGCTATTTAGGCAACCAAACGAATACTTTAATCAACCATTCTGGGGAACGTTTCCCTTGCCAACCTTTTTTTAAAACACAAAAACTTCCTAAGATTTTTTTCCCACAAAAAGATGTAGAATCTTCTATTTTACCTTCATGGAAAATAGACATTGCATCTCTTCTAATTGAAGAACTCAAAGAAGATCCTCCTGTGGTGATTGATTTATCTCTTACGGATATCTACCCTATGGAAATAACCGTTTCTTTATCTTCTGGAAATCTTCTCAGGTTTCAATACCACACGATACATGCAGGATTAAAAAATTATCATCTCTCTCAATGTACTACAGTGATGCAATCTAGAGACTGCCACATTTACGATTTAAGATTCCCCTGTCACCTATTATTAAGTAAGCTATGA
- the cutA gene encoding divalent-cation tolerance protein CutA: MTPIIILTQLPSQEEAELIAHTLVTQKLAACVHVFPKGKSTYIWEGQLYVSEEYHMQIKTLCSRFPEVSKTIRSLCSYDVPEIIFIKIDDGNAEYLKWLSLETAPQTSQEMNKS, translated from the coding sequence ATGACTCCTATAATCATTTTGACTCAACTACCTTCTCAAGAAGAAGCTGAACTTATCGCTCACACTTTAGTCACTCAAAAGTTAGCGGCTTGTGTACATGTTTTCCCAAAAGGGAAATCTACGTACATATGGGAAGGCCAGCTCTATGTTTCTGAGGAATACCACATGCAAATCAAAACGCTATGTTCACGATTTCCTGAGGTATCCAAAACCATTCGTTCTTTGTGCTCTTACGACGTTCCGGAAATCATTTTCATCAAAATTGATGATGGAAATGCAGAATATTTAAAGTGGTTATCTCTGGAAACTGCCCCACAAACATCTCAGGAAATGAATAAATCTTGA
- a CDS encoding KH domain-containing protein, translating to MEEFVAYIVKNLVADPEAVEIRSIQDESGESIKLEIRVAPDDIGKIIGRRGNTIHALRTILRRVCARLKKKIQIDLIQPEGIRESVDESEDVSGSFCLNSNNSSESEMAHQCCGRGNCCSAEDEDIEVSSVHHECSHNHHSE from the coding sequence ATGGAAGAGTTTGTAGCATATATCGTAAAGAATTTAGTTGCTGATCCTGAAGCTGTGGAAATTCGTTCTATTCAGGATGAGTCAGGTGAATCTATAAAGTTAGAGATACGTGTGGCTCCCGATGATATAGGGAAGATCATAGGTAGACGGGGAAATACAATACACGCATTAAGAACTATTCTTAGACGTGTGTGCGCGAGATTAAAAAAGAAGATACAAATTGACTTGATCCAACCAGAGGGGATCAGAGAATCTGTTGACGAAAGTGAGGATGTTTCCGGTAGTTTTTGTCTTAATTCAAACAACTCTAGCGAGTCAGAGATGGCCCATCAATGTTGTGGCCGAGGCAATTGCTGTTCAGCGGAAGACGAAGATATAGAAGTATCTTCAGTTCATCATGAATGCAGTCATAATCACCATTCTGAATAA
- a CDS encoding bifunctional UDP-N-acetylmuramate--L-alanine ligase/D-alanine--D-alanine ligase: protein MDRKIHYHFIGIGGIGMSALAHILLDRGYSVSGSDLNRGAIIDKLVAKGARYLQGHDKHHIPEDCTIIYGSGIAKDNVEYLEAVRKQLPILHRSELLAFLMQEQTSILVSGSHGKTTVSSLITAIFQTAKKDPSYAIGGLNSLSLNGYSGSSEYFIAEADESDGSLKHYLPKVAVVTNLDNEHLSNFEGSKEKLALTIEEFTRKVEDPRLCFYNGDCQELKGRISGTSYGFSQDCNLRIHSYYQDGWRSLFSLSFLGKDYLDIDLNLIGKHNIANAAVAMGIALTLGIDEESIREALKNFSGIQRRMERKNVSEKFLFFEDYAHHPSEISCTLRGLRDAVGLRRIVAICQPHRFSRLQYCLEDFYKAFQDADEVILTDVYSAGETALDLPSPEKLAETISLSSHVQCSYVPYDNIIPYLQQEIRVHDVCISLGAGNIYTVGNALKDFEPRKLAVGVVCGGKSCEHDISLLSARNVVRYLSPEYYDVQYFIIDRQGLWSKVSTIECEDYEGKGHYVLSSEITEALTHVDFILPILHGPFGEDGTLQGFLEIINKPYAGPSLLFSSVTMDKIMTKRLAASVGVPVVPYQPLTLHAWKRTPELCMHKISEAFTFPMFVKTAHLGSSIGVFEVHNEEELKAKISEAFLYDTDIFIEESRLGSREIEVSCLGDSSSCYYISEPHERCGEKRFISYEEKYGLNGRASAQIQYDLDLSEESKIRVKEFTERVYRVIQGQGSCRVDFFLDDEGNFWLSEMNPIPGMTQASPFLHDFARLGWTFEQIIHQLIISGLHKFDRKKKVGKTLNKQCLLTAKS from the coding sequence ATGGATAGGAAAATCCACTATCATTTTATAGGTATCGGCGGAATAGGAATGAGTGCACTAGCTCATATTTTATTAGACCGGGGATATTCCGTATCAGGAAGTGATTTAAATCGAGGAGCCATTATCGATAAGCTTGTGGCCAAAGGGGCACGGTATTTACAAGGGCATGATAAACATCATATTCCTGAAGATTGCACTATCATCTATGGATCAGGGATCGCTAAGGATAACGTAGAATATCTAGAAGCTGTAAGGAAACAGTTACCCATACTCCATCGTTCTGAACTTCTCGCTTTTTTGATGCAAGAACAAACAAGTATTTTAGTTTCAGGGAGTCATGGCAAAACGACAGTATCTTCGTTAATCACCGCCATTTTCCAAACAGCAAAAAAAGATCCTTCCTATGCTATTGGAGGTCTGAATTCTCTATCTTTGAATGGTTATTCAGGAAGCTCAGAGTACTTTATAGCGGAAGCTGATGAAAGCGACGGCTCTTTAAAACACTATCTTCCTAAAGTTGCTGTTGTAACCAATTTAGATAATGAACATCTCAGTAATTTTGAAGGGAGTAAGGAGAAACTTGCTTTAACAATTGAAGAATTCACTCGTAAGGTTGAAGATCCGCGTTTATGTTTTTATAATGGCGATTGCCAAGAACTTAAAGGAAGAATCTCAGGAACATCTTATGGATTTTCTCAAGATTGTAACTTACGTATACATTCCTATTATCAAGATGGCTGGCGCTCGCTATTTTCTCTGTCTTTCTTAGGGAAAGATTACTTGGACATAGATCTTAACCTTATCGGTAAGCACAACATTGCAAACGCTGCTGTAGCTATGGGTATAGCATTAACTTTGGGTATTGATGAGGAAAGTATTCGAGAGGCTCTTAAGAACTTTTCTGGTATTCAAAGACGTATGGAAAGAAAGAATGTTTCAGAGAAATTCTTATTCTTTGAAGACTATGCACACCATCCTTCTGAGATCTCTTGCACTCTAAGAGGATTACGAGATGCTGTTGGCTTGCGTCGTATAGTTGCGATATGTCAACCACATAGATTTTCTAGATTGCAATATTGTCTGGAAGATTTTTATAAAGCTTTTCAAGATGCTGATGAGGTGATTCTCACTGATGTCTACAGTGCTGGAGAAACTGCATTAGATTTACCGTCTCCTGAGAAATTAGCAGAGACGATTTCCTTATCCTCTCATGTACAATGTAGCTATGTTCCTTATGACAACATTATCCCATACCTGCAACAAGAAATACGCGTTCATGATGTGTGTATATCTTTAGGAGCTGGAAATATTTATACCGTAGGCAATGCTTTAAAGGATTTTGAACCTAGGAAGCTCGCAGTTGGAGTTGTCTGTGGAGGGAAGTCTTGCGAACACGATATTTCTTTGTTGTCTGCGAGAAATGTCGTTCGGTATTTGTCTCCTGAATACTACGATGTGCAATACTTTATTATCGATCGCCAGGGATTATGGTCAAAAGTCTCCACTATTGAATGTGAAGATTATGAAGGGAAAGGTCATTACGTCTTGTCTTCAGAGATAACAGAGGCTCTTACACATGTAGATTTTATCCTTCCGATATTACATGGCCCTTTTGGAGAGGACGGTACGCTTCAGGGATTTTTAGAAATTATCAATAAGCCCTATGCTGGACCCTCTCTGCTCTTTTCCTCAGTCACTATGGATAAGATTATGACAAAACGCCTTGCAGCTTCTGTAGGTGTTCCCGTGGTTCCTTATCAGCCATTGACTTTACATGCTTGGAAAAGAACTCCAGAGTTATGTATGCATAAGATTTCAGAGGCCTTTACTTTTCCTATGTTTGTGAAAACTGCACATTTGGGATCGAGTATTGGGGTTTTTGAAGTGCATAATGAAGAAGAACTAAAAGCAAAAATATCTGAAGCTTTCCTATATGATACAGATATTTTTATCGAAGAAAGTCGTTTAGGATCTCGCGAAATTGAAGTGTCTTGTCTCGGAGACTCCAGTAGCTGTTACTATATTTCTGAACCACATGAACGTTGTGGTGAGAAAAGATTTATTAGTTATGAAGAGAAATATGGATTAAACGGTAGAGCAAGCGCTCAAATACAATACGATTTGGATCTCTCCGAAGAATCTAAAATAAGAGTAAAGGAGTTCACAGAACGTGTGTACCGTGTGATTCAAGGACAAGGTTCATGTAGAGTCGATTTCTTTTTAGATGATGAAGGAAATTTTTGGCTTTCTGAAATGAACCCTATTCCAGGAATGACACAGGCAAGTCCTTTTCTTCATGATTTTGCCCGTTTAGGATGGACTTTTGAACAAATCATTCATCAATTGATTATATCAGGGCTACATAAGTTTGATCGGAAGAAAAAGGTCGGAAAGACTTTGAATAAGCAGTGTCTATTAACTGCGAAGAGCTAA